A stretch of the Argentina anserina chromosome 6, drPotAnse1.1, whole genome shotgun sequence genome encodes the following:
- the LOC126796773 gene encoding cyclic nucleotide-gated ion channel 1-like, whose translation MAWYAKLSLVLEATGFRSNNEGSSLFVRNGKSRRLVVLIYVDDLIITGDCSDEITALKCALHKKFAIKDLGRLKYFLGIEMVYSQKGLFLNQRKYIVDLLKDAEMLDCKPTNSPISSKFKLVDDANNVLDDISYYQRLGWKCSCRKNTTGYCVFVGGNMVSWKSKKQIVVTRSSVEAEYRPWLQPPCSSKGFAASSAVEEVLRKTKPSRMISGLLSFIAHAITVFLIPCITRIDLLGKDIPVVALSSVVYLVMDPLFLYAPLINGATKCLVLDNKVKIAALVLRSWGDIRYLLNIFNIYDNIKHRQWRWKSPNKKMLELAGEMLAVLPIPQVAILVFLPNMRGSNSLKIMKFLNFLILLQYLPRVYPLYLLCKNWNTWNIGGKGLKLPNWSLIVVNMYGYLIASHILGAFWYFFSIQRQIGCWEHACRSQNGCEFSTSCVQNAHKNFTLLENLCPINPPDKRVFDFGIFQGALQSSMQGSTNFFQRWLLCSSWGIRNLSSYASNLTEASAYGWENLFVILISISGLVLFMYLLGFVQEFMKKVDKLETIAQTMEINDRKIPDILSEYGLSSTWRRHFRLAVKGKLREDETYIVENMFSILSLTQLRPSAPKIKRSLFLDKLKKIDGLQDKGDEVLTKICKQLEPAIYREDSYIIREGEPLAMMFFVTRGNVLTYATNNGGSNGSSRTIQIEKDNGLYGEELLTWAERPSCKFSNLPISDLTVKCHNKLNEVVEIFALHATDLQLIVSKFPGQFNMDRTLTIAVDNGNVN comes from the exons ATGGCTTGGTATGCCAAGCTCAGCTTAGTGTTAGAAGCCACTGGATTTCGCAGTAACAATGAAGGCTCTTCATTATTTGTGAGAAATGGCAAGTCAAGGAGACTAGTGGTTCTTatctatgttgatgatttaatCATCACTGGTGATTGCTCGGATGAAATTACTGCTTTGAAGTGTGCTTTGCATAAGAAGTTTGCAATCAAAGATCTAGGGAGGCTGAAATATTTCTTAGGTATAGAAATGGTTTATTCTCAGAAAGGTCTTTTCTTAAACCAGAGAAAGTATATTGTTGACTTGTTGAAGGATGCTGAGATGTTGGATTGCAAGCCAACAAATTCTCCTATTTCAAGTAAGTTCAAACTTGTTGATGATGCTAATAATGTTCTTGATGATATCAGTTATTATCAAAG ATTGGGTTGGAAATGTTCTTGTAGAAAAAATACTACAGgttattgtgtgtttgttggtggAAACATGGTTTCTTGGAAAAGCAAGAAACAAATTGTTGTAACTCGTTCAAGTGTTGAGGCTGAGTATAGACCATGGCTTCAGCCTCCT TGTTCTTCAAAGGGATTTGCTGCATCTTCAGCTGTAGAAGAAGTCCTACGCAAAACTAAGCCATCCAG AATGATTTCAGGCCTTCTCAGTTTCATAGCCCATGCAATTACAGTGTTTTTAATCCCATGTATTACCCGTATCGATCTTCTCGGTAAAGATATTCCGGTGGTTGCCCTATCGTCTGTGGTGTATCTGGTAATGGATCCTCTGTTTTTATATGCTCCTCTTATCAACGGCGCCACCAAGTGTCTCGTGTTGGACAACAAGGTGAAGATAGCTGCTCTTGTTCTTCGATCATGGGGAGATATTCGTTACTTGCtcaatatatttaatatatatgataaCATTAAGCATCGCCAGTGGCGGTGGAAGTCCCCTAACAAGAAAATGCTGGAGCTAGCTGGTGAAATGTTGGCTGTTCTTCCTATTCCACAA GTTGcaattttagtttttcttcCAAACATGAGGGGCTCAAACTCTTTGAAGATAATGAAATTTCTCAACTTCCTTATTCTATTGCAATATCTACCTCGAGTTTACCCTCTCTATCTCTTGTGCAAGAACTGGAATACGTGGAACATTGGCGGTAAGGGATTGAAGCTTCCAAATTGGTCTTTGATCGTCGTCAATATGTACGGGTACCTCATTGCCAGCcat ATTCTCGGAGCCTTTTGGTACTTTTTCTCCATCCAACGACAAATAGGGTGTTGGGAACATGCTTGCAGAAGTCAAAATGGATGTGAATTTAGTACTTCATGTGTTCAAAATGCACACAAAAATTTCACACTTTTGGAGAACTTGTGCCCTATAAATCCCCCAGATAAAAGAGTTTTCGATTTTGGCATATTTCAAGGTGCCTTACAATCCAGCATGCAAGGATCAACAAATTTCTTTCAGAGATGGTTGCTGTGTTCTTCTTGGGGCATACGAAATCTAAG CTCTTATGCTTCAAACCTCACTGAGGCGAGTGCATATGGATGGGAAAACTTGTTTGTGATTCTCATTTCGATAAGCGGCTTGGTGCTGTTTATGTATCTCTTGGGGTTTGTGCAG GAATTTATGAAGAAAGTTGACAAATTAGAGACTATCGCACAGACAATGGAAATCAATGATCGAAAAATACCAGACATATTATCGGAATATGGCTTGTCATCTACATGGAGGAGGCATTTCAGGCTAGCGGTGAAAGGAAaacttagagaagatgaaactTACATTGTGGAgaatatgttttcaattctttcCTTGACACAATTAAGACCATCTGCTCCGAAAATCAAGCGCAGTCTGTTTTTGGATAAGCTTAAGAAA ATTGATGGGCTTCAAGACAAGGGAGATGAAGTGTTGACAAAAATATGCAAGCAGCTTGAGCCGGCGATCTACAGAGAGGACAGTTATATTATCCGAGAGGGAGAACCTCTTGCTATGATGTTCTTTGTCACACGGGGCAATGTACTAACTTATGCGACTAACAATGGTGGATCAAATGGTTCTTCGAGGACTATCCAAATTGAGAAAGATAATGGTTTGTATGGAGAAGAGCTTCTCACTTGGGCAGAACGGCCTTCTTGCAAATTCTCCAACTTACCAATCTCTGACTTAACTGTCAAGTGCCACAATAAACTGAACGAAGTAGTTGAAATATTTGCTCTCCACGCCACCGATTTACAGCTTATTGTCTCTAAATTTCCAGGTCAATTCAACATGGACAGGACTCTCACCATAGCTGTAGATAATGGAAATGTGAATTAA